The nucleotide sequence CAACTGCTAAAATGCCCGACGGCACAGAAATAACTTTTGGTGCAACCCATTTATGCCACCAATATGAAACAAATAGAATCGCACAATCTGAAGCTATTCTTAAACATCAAAACAATATTGATAATCCTTTTCTTTTTGCCGGTGATCTCAACTTCAAGCCGGACAGTAAAGCATACGATTCCTTAAAGGAGAACTTTATAGATGCCGCGGAAATAGTTGGCAATCCACAAAACACCTTCCCCACTGATGCCCCAAGCATAAGAATAGATTATGTTTGGTTATCCAAAAAATCGAATTGGGAAGTAATCGAGGCAAAGGTCATTGATGTAGCTTATTCTGACCACAAGCCACTTTTAGTAAAAGTAAAATTGAAATAAAAAAGTCCCGGACTACGTCCGGGACTTCTTATGAATTAATTGGCGATTACCACTTCCACATTATTGCGCTCTAACATTTTCACAAAATCTGGATCGATGGCATCATCAGTAATTACTTTATCCACCTTATCGAACCCTGCAATAAAGGCCAATCCAATTTTCTTGAACTTGGTAGAATCTGAAACCACAATCACCTCTTCAGCTATATCAATCATGATCTGATTCAGATAAGCTTCCTCCATATAGTGGGTAAATACACCTACATCAGATTTAAACCCATCTACCCCGAGAAAAAGCTTATTACAGTGCAATTGTTTTAGGTTTCTTTCAGCCATTGGACCTACTAAAGACATCGAAAACTCTTTTAAAAATCCCCCCGGCATCATCACATCTAAATTGTCATAGCTAGCCAAATTATTTACGATATCCAAAGCATTACTGATCACCGTCAACCTTTCGAACTTACCTAAGTTATTGGATATTTCGAATGTAGTTGTTCCTGAATCCAAAATTATGGAGTCATTCTCTTCAATTAAAGAGACCGCTTTTTTACCGATTTTTCTTTTAAGGTCCAGGTTAATCTTTTTCTTCTCAGTAACGGGAAGGGCCATATTATTGGTCTTAAACGCTCCTCCATGTGCTCTTACTAAAAGCTTATTACGCTCAAGATTAGCCAAATCATTTCTTATAGTAACCTCACTTACACCAAGGTC is from Echinicola marina and encodes:
- the agaR gene encoding transcriptional repressor AgaR, giving the protein MKKTAQRRSRILEVLDEHGQVNVSELSKDLGVSEVTIRNDLANLERNKLLVRAHGGAFKTNNMALPVTEKKKINLDLKRKIGKKAVSLIEENDSIILDSGTTTFEISNNLGKFERLTVISNALDIVNNLASYDNLDVMMPGGFLKEFSMSLVGPMAERNLKQLHCNKLFLGVDGFKSDVGVFTHYMEEAYLNQIMIDIAEEVIVVSDSTKFKKIGLAFIAGFDKVDKVITDDAIDPDFVKMLERNNVEVVIAN